Below is a window of Lodderomyces elongisporus chromosome 3, complete sequence DNA.
ACACTGTTTTGAGAAGAGGTTCTTCCAACCACAATATTAAGGACCATAGACTGTTTCTTGGCAACATTTTTGAAGTTCACCGTAACTTGTCGTACCCCAAGTTGATGTTCTTATCTGCTGCAGTTTTTATTGAATCATTGAGAGTGAGAAGTGGAGATTGCTCTACAATATTGTTGTATTTCACCGACCCATCAGTAAGAATTTCTGGAGTTGAAAAGTATTTGAgatctatttcttttcaaattgttaaAGAGTATATTGCGTTGATAACGACTGGTGCCAATAGGCAATTCTCAGCTGATCATATTGCTGAGCAATTAACCAAGATGTTAACAATGTTTACTTACTCCATCCCCGAAATGCAAGATGCATCAGTGCAATGTTCTGATTTGTTGGTTAGCAAAGTTCCTTCTTCATTGTGCCATAAAAAATCTTTATTTGCACTTTTCGATTTACTTACATTATTGTTTCAAAGTATTGCCGATGCCGATGTCCATGAATACGagccaacaacaactttccGTGCAAGATGCACTGGAATCAAGATTGAGTTATCTGATGATTACAAATGGAGATGCTCTACATTCAATAGGTTTCATGAGAAATCCAAACATTGGatcaatttgttgttgtacaAATCCAATGTTGATGTCAAAAGTTTGATTCAATCGTATGTTTCTGCTAATGAAGAGCTAAACTTTGATGCCCCCATTCAGTTTGGATTATCTTTTGCGTTAGAGATGGCTGGAAACATTTCTTCTCACGATCGTGAATTATCTGCAATTACCTATGCAAATACTTCAGCGTTGGACAGTTTGCCCACAATTGTGGCTCAGTTGAACTGGAGATCGAATTTTGTATCGCAATTGATGAACAATTTACCATTGAGAACTGATGAGGAGTCGGATCTTGCCTTTAAGCTGATTAGAGAAAAAGGTTTTAAAATCAAGACGAGATTATTCAACTCAAGTAGTGTTGATCATCCTACAAATGATGAGATTATGCAGTTATTGAGTGAGATTGCCGGCCTTGCATTAATGAGCGATGTCAACAATGCCGAATTGGTTCGGTACATGATTGAGATTCCGTTTATCATGTTTGAACCATCTGTTATGATTACCGCTAGTGGTGTTTGGTTTGCTGTTATGAAAGATAAACCTTCATTGAGTATGTTGTTATTAAGTGAGGTTTCCAAGAAATGGGAAGAATCCATAGAGCTCAGGAAAGGTCTTTTTTCGCAAGAACACGATATTGTGCATCCTGAATTTGACAAGATGGAATATGCTCCAAGTAACAGAGTTGCAGTGAATAGACTATCCGATAAAGCGCAAAAAAGCTTTGCACCACATTTGGAAATTATCAGGTTGTTTTCAAGTAACTTTGAAGCCACACTCAACCAAAGTGATCATTTGTTGAAGATTTTTACCAGGTTTGTTGAGGTTGGAttgcaaaatttgaaatttgcCTCGTACCATCCACTCTCGAGGTTAGCTAGATTTGAATTGATCAAGTTTTCGTTTGAAGTGTTGCTGTACCATATTAAATTGGGAAGTAGAAGTTGTTTGAGCTTGACCAACTTGATTTTTGATGGTGCCTTGACTTGGTTTAGACAAAGAAGCACATTCCCATTTGGTGGtaataaattgaaatttaAGAGCGAGACTGATGTGATGAAAGAAGTTGCCAAGATGGCTAGTGCCATTTCGGCTAAGCTGGCCGAAGTTGATACCAAAAAGGGAAtctttttgcattttctCGATGATGAAATTTACAAGTTTAATGTATGGATGACTACATTGAGCCCCGTGGACACCTCGCGTACTTTGGTTAGTCATCAATTGACACCTGCACAAGTTGCAAAAGCTTATAGCATTGACCCAATCTTAGCCATCAATTTGGCAATGAGATTCAAGATTAAGAATGTTGATGAGCAATTGCAAGAATTGATCATTAAGAACCCGTTGCCAGCAACTTTTTATCCCGATGCAGtgcaattttttattgGTATCAATGCTGGAACTCATATGCCCTCTTatcaattgttgttttggtcAGCGTTGGCACCAATTGATGCCATCACATTATTTTTGCCTCCATTTGGTTCCAACTCAtttattttgcaatatACTATGAGGTCATTGGAAAGCCATGATGTCAACTTGACTTTCTTTTATGTGCCTCAGATTGTGCAATCCTTGAGACATGACGCTAAAGGGTATGTAGAGAGGTTTATTGTTGAAACCGCTAAAGTTTCCCAGTTGTTTGCCCATCAAATTATTTGGAATATGTTGGCAAACAGTTATAAAGACGAGGACTCAACAGACCCTGATGATTTAAAGCCTGTGTTGGATAGAATTCAGGAAACAATGTTGAATGAATTTAGTGAAAAAGATTTGCAATTTTATCACAAGGAGTTTGGGTTCTTTAACGAGGTTACCGACATCTCGGGTAAATTGAAGCCGTACATTAAGAAATCGAAAGCCGAAAAGAAGGCCAAGATCGACGAGGAGATGGCTTTGATTAAAGTTGAGCCTGGTGTTTATTTGCCTTCTAATCCGGATGGTGAGTTGGTTGATATTAATCGTAAATCTGGTAAACCATTGCAATCGCATGCCAAGGCTCCCTTTATGGCCACATTCAAGATCAAGAAGGAAGTTACTGATTATGATGTCAATGGACAAGCACAAAAAGTTGAGATTGAGAAATGGCAAAGTGCAATTTTCAAAGTTGGTGATGATTGTAGACAGGATGTGTTGGCTTTACAATTGATTTCGATGTTTAGGACGATTTGGCAAGATGCTGGTTTGGATTTGTATGTGTTTCCTTATAGGGTCACAGCAACTGCACCTGGTTGTGGTGTTATTGATGTGTTACCAAACTCAACATCGAGAGATATGTTGGGAAGAGAAGCAGTTAATGGGTTATACGAATATTTCATTACCAAGTTTGGACCTGAGAATTCGATTGAGTATCAGCAATCGAGAAACAATTTGGTAAAGTCTTTGGCTGCGTACTCGATTATTTCATACTTGTTGCAGTTCAAGGATAGACACAATGGTAACATTATGTATGATGAAAGTGGTCATATTTTGCACattgattttggtttttgctTTGATATTGTTCCTGGTGGTGTTaagtttgaaaatgttCCTTTTAAATTAACGCACGAAATGATTTTGGTGTTGGGAGGCAGTGACGAGACACAAGCTTTCAAATGGTTTGAGGAGCTTTGTATAAAGGGATACTTGGCATGTCGTCCATATATGGAGATGATTGTGCGTACTGTTACACCAATGTTGGAGAGTGGGTTGCCTTGTTTTAAAGATACAACGATTAAGAATTTGAGATCAAGGTTTGTTCCAAACAAGTCTGAAAAGGAGGCTGCTgtttatttcaaaaagttGATTAAGGAGTCGAAGGAGAGTTTCTACACTAAAGGGTATGATGAGTTCCAGAGACTCACCAATGGTATTCCTTATTAAGAAAGATTCTAGTAAAGagtgttgaaaaagaaaaaacgaTATGTGGGAGTGGAAACGGAGGAGCATGAGAAGTATCAGATTGAAGGAATGGGCGGGGAACGAAACCGAAGATTACATTAGTTATAATCTGTTTAGTTTGTCTCtgcatcttttttttttctataaaTATACAAGAAGTTGGCGTTTGTTTTACttgaattgttttgttgcaTAGAGTGTTTCTTATTCTCTTGTATTGTTTCTTAGATTGTAAATATCAATGTATCCGAcaatcttttcctttttcttgaatttctctttgatcttgtttctattttagTTCACgttctattttttctgttgtttttctttttataaaagATCAATTCTtgtatatttatcatagtATTTGGAAGAAGAACTGAAAAATGGAAGTTTAGCTATTTTCGCAGTAATGATGTCATCGCCGTTGTGTATTTCATGCACTAATTgcagcaactgcaacacAAAATCTTTGTACTAGCTAGTCCAGGACTTTATTCGAGAATGACACTTGCAACTATTGCTGTATTTTTCTCTTACTCTTAATTCATACCGACTATTCTTGTAGATACTACGCCCTGTTGactaagaaaaaaaaaaatcaatacTATTAGCGGCAACTCTTTCACCCCCCCTTTCAcatttctctctctatctTTGCCccacaaaataaaataagaatttaatacataaaaaaagactcttgagaaagaagaaaaaaaaaaagagaatagtGTTTTGAGTACTTATTGCTGTTTCACATAGAGGGGGGGAGGGAGGCAGTGCTGCTGCATAGTTTGTTGGTTTGATGATTTAAAAGCtaagaaaaatagaaaaatggctggttttttcttttcttcttataAGTCAATTGGTAGCTGCAGATTGAAACAggttttgtgtttgtttacatgtatgtgtgtatatatatatatagggAGTGTTTTAAGACTGTTTGTGATTGATGTTGACGTAGTAGACTTTGATGTGCTGAAGAGTATAAAGAATGAAACAAAGCCTGTTATGATGAAGTAGATAAATATGAAGTGGGATttgggaaagaaaagaagagtgCAAAAGCTGAGAGAAgaacaaatcaaaaaaaaaagaaaagaaaattaaaagtaaaagtaattgaaaaagaat
It encodes the following:
- the STT4 gene encoding phosphatidylinositol-4- kinase, which produces MDYHGITRGTIRGEALKKLAELTVEFVPSNLKEISTGIQKDDFSKLLTSTPREIQHRKSSINGSTANGGNITSVAMAPKEYEVLLALCDSTKKTMKVRNQIKILIDKFKVYLFELPEQKFAYDIVSKSITVSPWTLLGEKLTTGLINLAYQLNKAHFDEVVEVFHQFIEKFFDNVEPQFSNFLTLSGFIEGLNKNAQFLSYSPRTFRIFTSLDACVDNVDFLSDIENYSDYLYDEPNEYKELTERDYAINFSPVFYLEKLSKLMCSIINGMVGNKNQSLLHFILTKVANKYNEKENGIVNNNSSNPNNNGHSQGHANGKAISNGVALKDLEFSKPHMDIIKFLTELALKKLEFLDRGETYIVYSTFNRLKLGYLAKSFSLQVLSCGMFTDNLDLRTSKNLFRSCIEIRDVMLDPDLGLTVFEFGCLLVFKDESVGPSLTRVFTSVVANPKLPSPYCLEASKSVGLGTKRLPQDSVVTTIYSLTNLLFVSNEGLQLPSKSARRVIRNTTGLENGSFRDMSPLSSRRTSITSFSQAFSKGGNSSEFDENDYKRVCENAIIAIIEISEACDDETVPALACTILSQKVTKIDSPIGSLILKGLSYCAPFLPEKEFIILVRLLNKMTFDAVEKKNVALLNNLNEAKISLAQKLKQSNPLFKVYLHELLKAIISKGDVQQLEHHRSHNEISEIGDQISIYLKPLAALLPDVRLGQEPLKVKDAETINLFRNIWFNMVVHGFNVNSKNTRLFREELERIAYNSPPLASHLSWDRTETSIELNTVLRRGSSNHNIKDHRSFLGNIFEVHRNLSYPKLMFLSAAVFIESLRVRSGDCSTILLYFTDPSVRISGVEKYLRSISFQIVKEYIALITTGANRQFSADHIAEQLTKMLTMFTYSIPEMQDASVQCSDLLVSKVPSSLCHKKSLFALFDLLTLLFQSIADADVHEYEPTTTFRARCTGIKIELSDDYKWRCSTFNRFHEKSKHWINLLLYKSNVDVKSLIQSYVSANEELNFDAPIQFGLSFALEMAGNISSHDRELSAITYANTSALDSLPTIVAQLNWRSNFVSQLMNNLPLRTDEESDLAFKSIREKGFKIKTRLFNSSSVDHPTNDEIMQLLSEIAGLALMSDVNNAELVRYMIEIPFIMFEPSVMITASGVWFAVMKDKPSLSMLLLSEVSKKWEESIELRKGLFSQEHDIVHPEFDKMEYAPSNRVAVNRLSDKAQKSFAPHLEIIRLFSSNFEATLNQSDHLLKIFTRFVEVGLQNLKFASYHPLSRLARFELIKFSFEVLSYHIKLGSRSCLSLTNLIFDGALTWFRQRSTFPFGGNKLKFKSETDVMKEVAKMASAISAKSAEVDTKKGIFLHFLDDEIYKFNVWMTTLSPVDTSRTLVSHQLTPAQVAKAYSIDPILAINLAMRFKIKNVDEQLQELIIKNPLPATFYPDAVQFFIGINAGTHMPSYQLLFWSALAPIDAITLFLPPFGSNSFILQYTMRSLESHDVNLTFFYVPQIVQSLRHDAKGYVERFIVETAKVSQLFAHQIIWNMLANSYKDEDSTDPDDLKPVLDRIQETMLNEFSEKDLQFYHKEFGFFNEVTDISGKLKPYIKKSKAEKKAKIDEEMALIKVEPGVYLPSNPDGELVDINRKSGKPLQSHAKAPFMATFKIKKEVTDYDVNGQAQKVEIEKWQSAIFKVGDDCRQDVLALQLISMFRTIWQDAGLDLYVFPYRVTATAPGCGVIDVLPNSTSRDMLGREAVNGLYEYFITKFGPENSIEYQQSRNNLVKSLAAYSIISYLLQFKDRHNGNIMYDESGHILHIDFGFCFDIVPGGVKFENVPFKLTHEMILVLGGSDETQAFKWFEELCIKGYLACRPYMEMIVRTVTPMLESGLPCFKDTTIKNLRSRFVPNKSEKEAAVYFKKLIKESKESFYTKGYDEFQRLTNGIPY